From Desulfobacteraceae bacterium, a single genomic window includes:
- a CDS encoding DivIVA domain-containing protein: MKITPLEIAQQQFRLRFRGFDVREVDNFLEKMADAFESIGQENKGLQEENRRLKEDVQGSREREESFKRAMLNSQKVLEQMKANARKAAELITAEAQVHAQKLLNGAHNRLAQLHEDIAELKRQRLQIEVQIRSVLEAHTKLLEMGQSKMGAMDQDDSKLKFLTRSR, from the coding sequence ATCACCCCCCTTGAAATCGCCCAGCAGCAATTTCGCCTGCGCTTTCGCGGCTTCGATGTCCGTGAGGTTGACAACTTCCTCGAGAAGATGGCGGACGCCTTCGAGTCCATCGGCCAGGAAAACAAGGGCCTCCAGGAGGAAAACCGACGTCTCAAGGAGGATGTTCAAGGCTCTCGCGAGCGCGAGGAAAGCTTCAAACGGGCCATGCTCAACTCCCAGAAAGTCCTCGAGCAGATGAAGGCAAACGCCCGCAAAGCGGCCGAGCTGATCACCGCCGAGGCCCAGGTGCACGCCCAGAAGCTGCTCAACGGGGCCCACAACCGCCTGGCCCAACTGCATGAAGATATCGCCGAGTTGAAACGCCAGCGCCTGCAGATAGAGGTGCAGATCCGCTCGGTGTTGGAGGCCCACACCAAGCTGCTCGAGATGGGGCAGTCCAAAATGGGCGCCATGGACCAGGATGATTCCAAACTCAAGTTTCTCACCCGCTCCAGGTAG